The following are encoded together in the Desulfomonilaceae bacterium genome:
- a CDS encoding Fic family protein — MQTELLRLRRIARSYASHLWALRPRTATRFQAPPAKRVKKEIETFLEWYNSETGVEMLLKAGVAHLWFVTIHPFDDGNGRIARAITDQTLACSEKSSQRFYSMSAQIRRERSAYYDVLEAAQKGDLDITNWLEWFVGCLDAALDGAEITLGAVLKKAHFWETHSGESFNVRQRIVLNQLIDGFQGKLTSSKWAKLGKCSQDTALRDIDDLIRRDVLTRDTPGGRSAGYSLKDIV, encoded by the coding sequence TTGCAAACTGAACTATTGCGGCTGCGGCGAATAGCCAGGTCCTATGCAAGTCATCTCTGGGCCCTTCGGCCGAGAACGGCTACACGCTTCCAGGCTCCTCCAGCAAAGCGTGTCAAGAAGGAAATAGAGACCTTTCTTGAATGGTACAACTCTGAGACAGGTGTGGAAATGTTGCTTAAGGCTGGAGTGGCTCATCTTTGGTTTGTTACCATCCATCCTTTTGACGATGGAAACGGGCGGATTGCCAGGGCAATTACCGATCAGACGCTCGCATGTTCGGAAAAAAGTTCTCAGCGCTTTTATAGCATGTCCGCTCAAATCCGAAGGGAACGAAGCGCATATTACGATGTCCTTGAAGCGGCCCAAAAGGGTGATCTCGACATCACGAACTGGCTGGAATGGTTTGTTGGTTGTCTTGACGCTGCCCTGGATGGCGCTGAAATAACTTTAGGGGCCGTGCTTAAGAAGGCCCATTTTTGGGAAACGCATTCGGGCGAAAGTTTCAATGTCCGACAGCGCATCGTTCTAAATCAGCTAATTGACGGTTTTCAAGGCAAGCTCACATCTTCCAAATGGGCGAAACTTGGAAAATGCTCCCAGGATACGGCTCTTCGCGATATAGATGATCTTATTCGGCGAGATGTATTAACGAGAGACACCCCCGGCGGTCGAAGCGCCGGCTATTCGCTCAAAGATATTGTGTAA
- a CDS encoding PAS domain S-box protein produces the protein MGLINNAALLVALGVLLDLVLRMKPSSKLWTRIFTGVALGAIGVAIIMNRWSFGDGIIFDTRSIILSLGGLFFGAVPTVIAIAIIGVFRVYVGGAGMWMGLGVILTSGVIGILWRYQRRNRLAEIGWIELLIFGLVVHIAMILWTISLPGQHVQKVILSISFPVLVIYPLATVLLGTLLSGQLAHRQVQKALEESEQKYRMLADGAMEGILVAQDGMLRFVNPRALEIIGYSESELLDTPFTNFIHPDDRETVLSRHYRRLKGEILPSRYPIRILARDGVQKFVEIDSGMITWEKKPATVVFLTDISERKSAEEALQLSEVQKSAILNGITTNIAFVNDKLEIQWANKISAESVGKSPEEMIGATCHSLWANPERPCENCPTMKAFKTKQSEETIMTTPDGRIWNERGEPVFDDRGNLIGVVELAQDITEYMRLSEQEKLLVKAVEQAAEGVLITDATGIIQYANPSEETISGYSRHELLGQTPDIFKSDKHDENFYRNMWETINAGKVWTGRFINKRKDGTEYHEDATISPVYDKSGNLTNFVSVKHDVTKHIELQEQLFQAQKMEAIGTLAGGFAHDFNNKLQVIAGYVDLISFNKDLPASVKMDLGVIKQTVDSSAQLIKGMMVFSRKTSVRLEPLNLNKLVAQLHTMIAPVMPRMIDIDLVMPDDLWTINASPSQIDQILMNLAVNARDSMPDGGKLTIQTQNTILDEEFCRPYPNTKPGRYVLLSMTDTGKGMDHETVKHIFEPFFTTKAEGKGTGLGLSVVYGIVEKHGGKIICNSQPSEGATFKIYFPATEEVPEEQYSEKKEPPKGHGETVLIVDDEPNITELASRILAEANYVVIAASNGKDALGLYEKHHEAIRLVILDLIMPGIDGKHCLQELRNMDPNVRVLIVTGETRQGVAEELKDAGAKDFIGKPFDIPQLFEKIRKIIDED, from the coding sequence ATGGGATTAATAAATAACGCCGCTCTGTTAGTCGCCCTGGGAGTCTTGCTCGATCTTGTCTTGCGAATGAAACCGTCGAGTAAGTTGTGGACTCGTATTTTTACCGGAGTGGCTTTAGGAGCTATAGGCGTCGCCATCATAATGAACCGGTGGTCGTTTGGCGACGGAATAATTTTCGATACCAGATCCATTATCTTGAGCCTCGGAGGTTTGTTTTTCGGGGCGGTTCCCACCGTTATCGCAATTGCAATTATCGGGGTTTTTCGAGTCTACGTCGGTGGGGCTGGGATGTGGATGGGATTAGGTGTCATCCTGACATCAGGCGTTATAGGTATACTTTGGAGGTATCAACGTAGAAATCGTCTAGCAGAGATTGGCTGGATAGAATTGTTAATTTTTGGCCTGGTCGTCCACATCGCTATGATTCTATGGACGATCTCTCTCCCTGGACAGCATGTTCAAAAAGTGATCTTGAGCATAAGTTTTCCTGTCCTTGTCATATACCCCCTGGCTACTGTACTCCTGGGCACCCTTCTTTCAGGCCAACTGGCCCATCGTCAGGTTCAGAAGGCCCTCGAAGAATCTGAACAAAAGTATCGGATGTTGGCGGATGGGGCTATGGAAGGAATACTCGTCGCTCAGGACGGAATGTTAAGGTTTGTCAATCCCAGGGCTTTGGAAATAATTGGATATTCTGAGTCAGAGTTACTAGATACCCCTTTCACCAATTTCATCCATCCCGATGATAGAGAAACAGTTCTCAGCCGACATTACCGGCGGCTAAAAGGTGAGATCCTTCCAAGCCGTTACCCAATAAGGATTTTAGCCAGGGACGGCGTTCAGAAATTTGTTGAAATTGATTCAGGAATGATCACATGGGAAAAGAAACCCGCCACAGTTGTTTTCTTAACGGATATTTCCGAGCGCAAGTCGGCAGAGGAGGCGCTACAATTAAGTGAAGTTCAGAAATCCGCCATTCTAAATGGGATCACCACTAATATCGCATTCGTAAACGACAAGCTCGAAATACAGTGGGCCAACAAAATCTCTGCGGAATCGGTTGGAAAATCGCCGGAAGAAATGATTGGCGCTACCTGTCACTCATTGTGGGCTAACCCCGAGCGTCCTTGTGAAAACTGCCCAACAATGAAGGCTTTTAAGACGAAACAATCTGAAGAAACAATTATGACCACACCGGACGGGCGGATTTGGAATGAAAGGGGAGAACCGGTATTCGATGATAGAGGAAATCTAATAGGTGTCGTGGAATTAGCGCAGGACATCACTGAATACATGCGGCTCAGTGAGCAGGAGAAGCTGCTGGTCAAAGCTGTTGAGCAGGCTGCAGAGGGTGTACTCATAACTGACGCTACGGGGATAATTCAATACGCTAACCCCTCTGAAGAGACCATCAGTGGATATAGTCGCCATGAACTTCTCGGGCAGACTCCCGATATTTTCAAGAGTGATAAACATGACGAGAATTTTTACAGGAATATGTGGGAGACCATTAACGCTGGAAAAGTATGGACAGGGAGGTTTATTAACAAGAGAAAAGATGGGACTGAATACCATGAAGACGCCACCATCTCGCCAGTTTACGATAAGTCAGGGAACCTGACGAACTTCGTGAGTGTGAAACACGATGTAACTAAACATATTGAGCTTCAGGAACAGCTATTCCAGGCCCAGAAGATGGAAGCCATAGGAACTCTAGCGGGTGGTTTTGCTCATGACTTCAACAACAAGCTCCAGGTCATTGCAGGTTACGTGGACTTGATTTCTTTCAACAAAGATCTGCCGGCGTCGGTAAAAATGGACCTGGGAGTTATAAAGCAAACCGTTGATAGTAGCGCTCAACTGATTAAAGGGATGATGGTGTTCAGTAGAAAAACGAGCGTCAGGCTTGAACCATTAAACCTTAATAAACTTGTTGCGCAGCTTCACACTATGATAGCTCCAGTCATGCCCAGGATGATAGACATCGACCTCGTTATGCCCGATGACCTTTGGACCATTAACGCCTCCCCTTCTCAAATTGACCAGATATTAATGAACCTTGCGGTAAATGCGAGAGATTCCATGCCGGACGGTGGGAAGCTAACGATACAAACTCAAAACACGATACTGGATGAAGAGTTCTGCCGCCCCTACCCTAACACAAAGCCTGGCCGATACGTTCTGCTCTCAATGACTGATACCGGGAAAGGCATGGACCACGAGACAGTAAAGCATATTTTTGAACCGTTTTTCACGACCAAAGCAGAGGGCAAAGGAACAGGACTTGGTCTCTCCGTTGTTTACGGCATAGTAGAAAAGCATGGCGGTAAGATCATTTGTAATAGTCAACCGTCCGAAGGCGCTACATTCAAGATCTACTTTCCCGCAACAGAAGAAGTTCCGGAAGAACAATATTCCGAGAAAAAAGAGCCGCCCAAGGGACATGGAGAGACCGTACTTATAGTTGACGATGAGCCGAATATCACCGAACTGGCCTCTCGAATATTGGCGGAAGCCAATTACGTTGTCATTGCCGCTTCAAATGGGAAAGACGCCTTAGGGCTTTATGAAAAACATCATGAAGCAATTAGACTGGTTATCCTGGATCTCATAATGCCGGGGATCGATGGGAAACACTGTCTTCAAGAATTACGGAACATGGACCCGAATGTTAGGGTCCTTATTGTCACAGGAGAAACCAGGCAGGGGGTGGCAGAGGAATTGAAGGACGCAGGAGCCAAGGATTTTATCGGTAAGCCGTTTGACATACCCCAACTTTTTGAAAAGATCCGGAAGATTATTGACGAAGATTAA